In the genome of Mytilus edulis chromosome 14, xbMytEdul2.2, whole genome shotgun sequence, the window AAAGTGTGGCTTAaatctagttttatagctagctacagTTTTCACTTGTATGGAAGTCgcttaaaattccattatattgacaaagatgtgtgaacaacacttttttaaaaatgaagTGTTACCCTTTTTTCTTCGACTTGCCACATactattgatataaaaaaagaagatgtggtatgattgccaatgagacaactatccacaaaagaccaaaatgacaccgacaTTATATTTCCTTACCCTTTTTTCTGGAAAGACGGACAGTATTTTCCTCATCATTAGACCTATTTCTACTGAAATACATCTATTTCttccattgttttatttttcactttacaCTGGGACTTTTATAGACTTGTAAATGGCCAATTAGCTGCACGTTGGTATATATGCAATTTCATgcatgatttattaatatttcaacattttgtCACTAGTACAAATATGAATTTCAAGACTGAACgaaacataattatatacaaatgtatgataACAGTATCGGTGGCATGATAAGTTTCTTGGATGACCCTTGATACGGTTCAcgtaaagaaataaaaatcttaGGCACAACTTCAAATTGTCTAGAATACATAACTATCAACATAGTTAGGAATCTTGGTTTTTAGAAAGTCCAAGTTTACACCCACAATAAAAACATCGCCATTTCATATCTACAGGAGAAAAgcataaaaaaagattttgaatttGTCCACTTTCTTCTTTTCTTCGTATAAGCTTCCTATTATAAGGAACACCCCTTAACGGGGTTTAccaactttaaatattttataaatcaacgCTTCAACATTTATAAGTTTAAAGTTTATATTGTATTACATGTTATCTAAACAATAGATGCTGACATCATGTTAAACAACTTTGATAGACGATTTCTGTCTCGTTTTATAGTTAACAATGTATCTACGGACTTAAGGCGAACAAAAAGTTTAATATAGTTTTTGCTGACAACAATTATGCAGGGATAATATTGTAAACTTGAAAACATTGCCAGTTGAAACAAGAATTGCCGAAAAATCTTTACGAGTAAAAATAAATTTGGGGTTGCCCCATAAAATACATTAACAAGATCTGTGTATTTTACCGGCGACTCAAATATTGATAATATGCTGATTTCAAAAATCAGATTTGGACGATTGTCAAATAAATTTACTAGTTATTTCCCTTGGTCTATAAACTattttgaaaacatgaaatttatataatttgtctttaaaagacTACACAATCAAAATACATAACAAAgcaaaacacacaataaaaatctaattgattctgaaacaaattttataaagttATTCATCAAGAAGATAGTTTCTACATTTTTCGATGCattcatgaacaagaaagaaTCGTTCGACTTTACTTTTAACACACtgtaacatttacaaaatttaaacatacAATGTCTTTGAAAGATAATATATTGACAGTACTTGGTACATAACAGCATAATAGAATAAAATAAGTAACCCTACActtttaaaaagtaatttaaGATTATGCAGTGTTATTGATTTATAGACTCAGGGGTCTTATGTTTCGTGTCGTGTAGGCTGGGATTTCCTTTAGTGAAAAAAATGCTGATTGAATAGATATTTGATAAATTATATAAGGCACCaacaattcattttttcattcggcaatcctcggtagaatccgctactctatgggggtacggaatcggccgagttgagacgaatgttCATTTTTTGTGGGGTCGCTTGTATTGTTTActcccaaaacaaacaaaaatcctTTTTTGATGGAACTTTTCGTTTTTTTTCCTTTCTATTTTTgaatggaaacaaactattttttcaCTTCCTTTCTATACAGTTTCCTACCCCTTAATACAAAAAACGAATGGTCGATGTCTAGTAAATATCAACATGTCAACCTGTTCGCAGCATGAATGGGACCTCTATTTGCAATAAAAATTACCTTATCTTATTATATACACTGTTGTTATACAACATAACTATTTTTATAGTAATATCTAtttagtaatatatatatttttttattttagagttacAAGTTTAACTGTTGTAACTTGGGCGGTTCTAACACAATTGGATATCTTGAAACGTCTttacattaaggtggtacctaacactacagggagataactctgtaaaatcagcagaacgttttaatgacattgtgttattaagggaatattaagcttctcaatgatcaaaataagtgtttgtcaaactgctatatataaccagtgtaaattTCTAATTAAACGATTGGttcaaactttttgaaatttttatatttttgtcaaagggtcaaagtaaatactttgtcaaaattttaagaaaattaaacgagccaaattagaTTTAGttaaggtgttaggtaccaccttaaccaaGTTATGTATTTTCTCTTTATATGAGATTCTAAATACAGTATGCTAATCACATATGGGTTGTAAGGTTAAAACAACAGCAACCAGacaacaaactaaattaaaatatGCATACAAAGATCACTATATGACTTGCGCTGAAACTATGCATATATAACAAGCTTTAGGGAACGATCATTTGACTTTAAAAGCGGaggggttatttttttttctcacaaaaatatgtaaaatttgtcACAATTAAATAATAGCACTGTGATGTCAAAACTCAACATCAATTTTACACTTGCAACTATTTGGAAAATTGCTCACCGATCCCCAATTTCTAATCTATTTTCCATCATCTCTTTAAGTGTTAATTTGTCGGGTGATTGCTTCAATATCACGTATTTTACAAGTTCGTTTTTTATAATAAAGAAAAGAGACAAGAAAaagaaacacaacaaaaaaaatgctttttaaaattaatatcaattaaaatttataatttagttTACTTGTACATCTTATTTAGAAATTAACACGTTGCACTTTTTTTCACAGACATAATTagtattgagtattttgttattttacaaaattctgaatataaatatgaaaagacaatactaaaaaatattatattttacccTATAGTGTACTAAAACCGTATAATTTGCCATTTCAAAATCTCATGCATTTTCAACAGCGAACACCAACACGCCGTGATTGGCTAATTATTATACACGTGATTGGTTAATTATTATACATGAACGTGACGTCATAAACAATTGAAATGCAACCAATTAAAAGACGTAGTTTTTATTTTGGTCTGATTAAATCTGTTATCGTTGTCAATCATCACCGTCAACTTCAACTGTTGAATTAAGAATCTTTTCGGAATGCATTGTAGAAATACTTCGTAAATCAACAAGAATTTCAACAGTCTTTGGGAAAAGTTTATCACATTGACCATGATTCaataaaaattgacatttcaaagcTAATGTTAAATCTTCTTCCATTTTCTCTAAATGAAAAGATTCACCAACTCCTGGACGATCTGAAATATAAAGTGAATTGTTCTTAAGATCACAATTGTACAGATGTATTCTACACACAAATAATACATTGATAAATATTCTGAATACCCATACTCCATAATCATGagtaggatgaaaaattttgtcctgcattttttttagctgtaatctctgtcctgactttttatttttcactctaatgggtcctgcctttttttttttactttatcctgactttttttttacctaaattgtcgtcctgacttcttttttttgcaagtgtcacatcctgccttttttttttactcaaaactcctgtcctgcctatttttttcaaatttcatcctagccccacccccccccccccccccccccccataaaaattaaatggtagctcccttatccaGCATACTCTCATTGCCAGTGGTATGCCACATTTCCTATCCTTCATCCCAGTGGGTCACTCTAGGAGAAGTTACACAGTCATGCACCTATTGCAGTACTGAATTACTTACGTGTTGACCTCCTTACTATGCATGACATTATAGCCAATGGACGCAACGGTAGTCATTCACACTGACGATGTCATTAGTACAACAGATAGATTTGGTCTCTTTCATAtttgatctatttttatattattattccaGCCAAAGGATTGACTTgtggatatataaaaaaaaaaacatcctccTGTACTATTTCAAGAGGGCTATTGTtttgcgggatgtataaatacatatatagttGCATCCAGTTTTCAATCATGAATATTATTTTCCATGTTACACCATTGCACGTTTAACAGTCTTTACAACAAGTCTTACAGGGATCAAAATTGGCATATTAGCTTAAGCATGGACAAATTAATGCTCCTATCCATCATAATTATATATCTGTTTTAATTTGCAATAAACTTTTATTTCCCAAACTTTCATCCTGGCCTATTGATCAGGAGGGGCTGAGTGTGTATCTATTGCGCTTCCCACTAAATCGGTGGAAAAAATTTGAACGAGCCTAAAATTTATGATCTGCATCGGTATTTGAATTACAAGAGTAATTTTTTTCTCGTCCTGATTATGCATTTTGTCTGTTCGTTTGTTTTGCTAGTAAATAAACTTTCCCTTTCAACAGGTTACTTCACAATGCCCCTTTTAAAACATACACGAAGATATACCAAATTAGAACTGTGCTATTAACTTTGCTTTTGTGAGTTTATTTGAAATATACTTACAATGTTTTAAAACAGATTTTATGATAACCAAAtcttcaaaaaaaattaattaatggACTTTCTCTCATAtcaaggtaccagtcttgtattccaactccagtttccggtgcatgtcaaaacatggagggaaacaaaatagtccattttttttctgaatttttttctggactcaattttttctgtttgattataggtttatgctgaattgaaacatatatatagattttaaaaaaaatcttgcatcttattggggatatcaatccaggaaagtggaaggatatcatgtttactggaagtggtgcggcccagtaaaaacagcaaacagaaagtagaaaaaaaatgttttgacttcagggttacgtaactttttattcttcgtggcaagacccacttttttttcgattaaatcacaatttcacataagTACATACAAgatatgaacatgaaaaaaaaattctatgtagcattttattttttttttattttcaaagatcagctgtttagcatgtaagcctatggagcagtcaattacaagactgcaacctcaATGTCTTTGCTTTGAAGCAAATAAAAGTACCAACATCATACTAACCTGGACAAAATAATATAATGGCCGCCAAGATAGATAACTCCACATCTGTCATATCTAAACTGCGTAGTTTTTGAATAGTAGTAAACATCTTATGAAAAAAGTCCCCAAATGGTCCCATTTTAAAGCATGTCTCATGGTGAACATAATATCTAAATTTATCTGCAATGAGATCATAAGAATCAACATCGGAACTGTGAGATGAAAGCACTGCGCATGTCTCCATAAAGCTCTCGCGTATTAATAGTTTTTGATTGGTTTCTTGAAGTCTCGTGAATTCTGGAATATCTTTTGCAAAGTATGTTGTAAATAGAACCATAGCTGGCAAGAATCTCGAGCACAACTTTTTAGCGTCAGAATCTGTTTGCACCGGGGTTATCTGCAAAGAAATAATAATTTGTGTTccaaaaacaaatgtataaccTTTTTATATCTTTTGCAATATTTAATTATAGGCATGCTACATGTATCATTGAAGAAATATTAttgggccacaccaatttaatttcttgttctacgtatttttggagtccaaaattTGGAGCGAGCGAGcggtttgaaaattttaataaaaatatatttaatttgcaaatttttgaggcgaagcttgaaaagtaaaggcgagcgattataatttttttttgtaaacataaaatagtaggttttgacaatattaaaacttgatttatcacttgtactttgacatttctttaatttctgaagtatttttttcctgttcaccaagaaataattaaatctgttttatgtatgtgtgactgacaatgagacaattctccatccaagtcataatcagttttggGGCAACcctttaatgttataaatatcctttttacatgttttatgagggatcaatataagttattataatatatttgtttgtacaaaagggctcatattttctcaaagaactatatatctatctggtatttaatggtcaaaacatgtccaagaattttgtaatattcctggaatttaaccatgttaaattaacacagtttaatattattcaaaataagtggacccctcttttagaaaaagttgtttacaatatgatgtaactctcctctttttgagtacaaaattctaagttttcaaaggttttgtatagaagaactatacaaatccttggtatttctattttcttttctacatcagtaaaatgaccccttgtctgagggagggttgttctcaacctgataataacaaacacaggtcaaagtacggccttttacacagggctttgatacagaccaaacagcaagatgatacagaccaaacagcaagctataaaggaccccaaaattataagCGTACAgtaattcgaacaggaaaaccaacgatctaatttatatatccaaacgtgAAAATACCAACATCAAcaataactgctgaacgacaggcccctgaatcaatcaggacaggtgcataaacatgcagcggctatggatagttttgttttgccagcatacaatataattgcagttgaaggcaaatccttcagaagttctttgtactttattctaacaacgaacatttttttttataggggatataagtaagggggaacgaaaccaattttttgtactttacaggtatttccgctgttataaatttatatcggaTCACTCCCACTTTGGATAAATATGTTTTATGCTGAAACAAATAtcctcacagatatttacacagtgtggtggtgGTGTGCTTTTATGTtaaaaatcgttatatacaggttatactgtgattttaaaaacaaatgttgatatctttttataatattttaatatttacacaaaaaaaacgaTGCGGGAAATAGACATGATTATATTTCCGGATGCGGGGAGCGggaatatagaaataataaaaaaattctgttttgaaaaaaaataggtgcgggcgggtccgtcgaacaaggaatcaaattggtgtggccttggCAGTAATTTACATATAACATGGTAAGAATGATGATAAACTGCAGTGTTATATTGAACTAatctattttatttgttataagaAACGAACCgtaacatttgatacaaatttgaGGCATTTAGCTCGACCGTTAGCTTTTCAGTATACTCGCCATATAAAAAAAACGATGAGATAGTTCattgtctaattggaaatcataccacatcttcttatatctacatatgttttttttattctggcAGTATATAAGAAAGTATTAACTTTTCTCTCTTAGTCAAACAGtctacggtatgggctttgctcattgttgaaggccgtacggtaacctatagttgttaatttctgtgtcaatttggtctcctgtggacaattcaatttgtctcattggcaatcataccacatctttttctatttatacacaaaaaaaatcatgttctttGGTTTCAACTGAGATATCGACCCTAATTAGTTAGTAAGTAAactttaagtatgtcaataaatcTTACTGGAGCTGAGCTGTATTTATCGGTAAACAAATCAAACTCTTTCCGTGCTCCTCGGAAGGCCTCGTGTATACACAGAATCATTTGTTCCGTTCGGATTTGCTTCTCTACATCAGTACCTACAGCCCCCTGTGgtaatttgaagaaattaaatcTTGATGGTTTATCCTTTTTCGGACACCTTCCTAATCGTACAGCTGAAACAAAGAAAAATAGCAATTAacattataattaaataaaagtaTTTCTTATGAAGAGTAATATATAATTGTCTACTGGAAGTTCAACTTTTGTAATTTCAAcgtcaaaatcaaaataagatCCTGACAATATTCTCGGTTAAGATGATTCGAATTAAGCCGATGTCGATTTTAGTTTTCTGAACTTAATAGATTAAACACTATGCTCAAGAACATTGTACATTCGACAAAATGTTCACCCATGCTTCCGTAGCTCTTAATGTACATTTTTTCGTAGAATGGTTTACTTAGTATGAACtcggaatttaaaaattcttcgaTCCGTATAGAACAACTTTCAAAGAATGTACCAATTTTGGTGTATGGCAAACCGTTGTGGAATTTTTATATCTTATGTAGTTTTGTGTAGACATAGTTTTGTTGGTCTTTTTGTGGTTTTTCGTTTGTTGCCATGACGACTTTATCAGTTCcaacttatgatattttattctgcGCTTGATATCTTCATGATCGTCTGCCTTTTTTTATAATCTACTGTATTGCGCATGCAGTATACATGTGTACAGTCATCTGTATTGTTTTTAACTGTTGTATAGCAGACAGACTACACATATTGACATCCCCGCCTTTTTATAACGTACATTCATGTGACATTCCTGAATCTATACATCTGTGCATCCTACAGAACTGGCACCGATTCCTACTGATTCTCATGATCAGACATCGCTTTGGTGTAGAACAGGGTTTGTAGACTAGATTCTGACGAACTGAGCGACGGAAAAATCCCTACAATTAGAAAATAACCTTTTTAAGATATTATTCATAGTACTTAGTATACTATATAATTGAATTTCGTTTGCATTCTGAAAACAATTACCGTGTTTTAAGCATTCTCTGTAGTTTACCAAAAACAACATCAGAAACACTTTTTAATTTGAGTCACAAAGATCAAGACTTAATAAAAAATAGTTCAAAGTACTAGATATTACAGGTTTTCTTTCGTAATCCAAACTTTTAGTTTGCtgaatatatacattgtaggtaAAAACACTTTAAGTTAGTTGTGTTCCATGCATCAATTCCTAACCTAAATGTGTATGCATACCTCAAAACATTTTTGTACCTGTTTGGGTAAGCACTGGTAGAGTCAAGAACCTTCACCATAAAAGTACTATTCTATGTAAAagtataataaagaaaaaaagtatcaacttacatgtatctgtttcaatttttttctgccaggaagcAAGAAACAtgtaggatggagagttgtgttaacggcactcataccacatcttcttatatctatatatttgatTTTGGCCTAATTTGAAGAAGTACATGTACTACTGTTACAATTTTTATACACACCTTGCATCCTTCACAGGAGAATACTCCATAATGGAAACCTGAAGCTTTGTCTCCACATATTTTACAAAGTATATGACCATCTGGATCTGGCTTCTTAGCTGaaacaaatatatgttaaaatattatcAATAACTTGTCAGTTACCGTCAAATAGGACCAGGAGCCTTTACAGAGGCGGATTTCGGGGAACAGAATGCCCGGGCGTCCcctttttattggaaaaaatggCTGACtattttatagggaatcactgaagcatgacgggTGCGGGACCATCTAAGGCAGCCAGTGGCCCCACTTTATGAAAATGTCTGGATACGCCACTGCTTCATACAAGTTGATTTGT includes:
- the LOC139504526 gene encoding ecdysone-inducible protein E75-like isoform X2 translates to MCEVIPTVTIKEEPDPIATCCEFINPKIAIKKEPIERDNVINEQSNGSENTVSISDVEDEDEDDDVSSPSTVGSPTDFDCSITGVILPSIALPLYPSNIPRCGNRLTTITSKKAKKPDPDGHILCKICGDKASGFHYGVFSCEGCKGFFRRSVRQNLVYKPCSTPKRCLIMRISRNRCQFCRMHRCIDSGMSHESVRLGRCPKKDKPSRFNFFKLPQGAVGTDVEKQIRTEQMILCIHEAFRGARKEFDLFTDKYSSAPITPVQTDSDAKKLCSRFLPAMVLFTTYFAKDIPEFTRLQETNQKLLIRESFMETCAVLSSHSSDVDSYDLIADKFRYYVHHETCFKMGPFGDFFHKMFTTIQKLRSLDMTDVELSILAAIILFCPDRPGVGESFHLEKMEEDLTLALKCQFLLNHGQCDKLFPKTVEILVDLRSISTMHSEKILNSTVEVDGDD
- the LOC139504526 gene encoding peroxisome proliferator-activated receptor alpha-like isoform X1, with protein sequence MSYVYDILHNTLYMIPNNMCEVIPTVTIKEEPDPIATCCEFINPKIAIKKEPIERDNVINEQSNGSENTVSISDVEDEDEDDDVSSPSTVGSPTDFDCSITGVILPSIALPLYPSNIPRCGNRLTTITSKKAKKPDPDGHILCKICGDKASGFHYGVFSCEGCKGFFRRSVRQNLVYKPCSTPKRCLIMRISRNRCQFCRMHRCIDSGMSHESVRLGRCPKKDKPSRFNFFKLPQGAVGTDVEKQIRTEQMILCIHEAFRGARKEFDLFTDKYSSAPITPVQTDSDAKKLCSRFLPAMVLFTTYFAKDIPEFTRLQETNQKLLIRESFMETCAVLSSHSSDVDSYDLIADKFRYYVHHETCFKMGPFGDFFHKMFTTIQKLRSLDMTDVELSILAAIILFCPDRPGVGESFHLEKMEEDLTLALKCQFLLNHGQCDKLFPKTVEILVDLRSISTMHSEKILNSTVEVDGDD